The sequence below is a genomic window from Polaribacter vadi.
TATTGATGATAGGGTAATTAGGATTTTCTGGCTGTAACCAAATTTCGTTATTTTGAACACGAAGTCTTTTTACAGTAAATTCTCCATCAATATAACAAACTGCAATCTTTTTATCTGTAGCCTCTAAACTTCTGTCAATTACTAGTAAATCGTCATGATTTAAACCAGCATTAATCATAGACTGTCCTTTAACTTTTGCGTAAAAAGTAGTGTCTTTATTTTTGA
It includes:
- a CDS encoding LexA family protein; the protein is MTISENLTFFTPDATSNNLATLIDCGISAGFPSVTEDIEGEKISLDDALIKNKDTTFYAKVKGQSMINAGLNHDDLLVIDRSLEATDKKIAVCYIDGEFTVKRLRVQNNEIWLQPENPNYPIINITEDNDFMIWGIVTNVIKKV